In Nocardioides bizhenqiangii, the DNA window GGCACCGTCGACGAGGAGGAGCTCGCGGGGGACATCGACAGCGCCGTGGCCATCACCGACGACTGGTGGCAGCGGCACTGGAAGGACTACTTCACCGGTCGTTACACACCGCCGAACGTCGTCGGCCTCTACGACGGCTACGACGAGGCGAGCGCGCCGACCTGCTTCGGTGAGTCGCTCCCGCCGGGCAACGCGTTCTACTGCCCGGACGGCGACTACGTCGCGTGGGACAAGACGCTGCTCGAGCTCGGCTACGAGATCGGTGATGCCTGGCCCTACCTGATCATCGCCCACGAATGGGGCCACGCGATCCAGGCCGACCTCTCGATGGAGCTGCAGTCCGAGAAGTACGAGCTGCAGGCCGACTGCCTCGCTGCCGCCGTGCTCTACGGACAGGAGGCTGACGGCAACCTGACCTTCGAGGACGGCGATGAGAAGGAGATCGTCGACGGCCTCAACTTCATCGCCGACGAGGTGCCGTGGGGCATGAGCGGCGACCACGGCGACTCGTTCCAGCGGATCGAGGCGTTCAACCTCGGTCGCACCGCCGGCGTGCCCGGCTGCCTCCCCGGCATGACCAACTGACCTGGAGCAACGCCGTCCAGCTCAGTGCTCGTCGTAGTGGGCACCGTGCTCGGCGTGTCGGTGCCCGTCGTGCACGTAGTCGATGTGGTCGTCGTGCGGGACCGCCAGGTGCCCGCAGTCCGGACCGTGCTGGTGCGGATGGGTCTCGGTCGGCTCGTGCTCGGTCGGGCCCGCGTCCGGGAAGGGAGCTCGCAGCCGGGCCCGGTGACGGGTCCACACGCCGACCGGCCACGCGACGACGTACCCGGCGAGCGCCAGCAGCACGATGGTCGGCCCGGGCATTGCGTTGACGTCGTAGGTCGACGCGACCGCCGCCAGCACCAGTCCGCCCACCGACGCCACGGTGCCGAGCACCATGGCGGCGGCGATGGTCGTACGGAACGATCGCGTGAGCTGCTGGGACGTGGCGACCGGCACCACCATCAGCGCTGAGACCAGCAGCAGGCCGACCGTCCGCATGGCCACCGTCACGCTGACGGCTGCGAGCACCGCGACCAGCACGTTGTAGAAGGAGACGCGGAGGCCGGCCACCCGGGCGAAGTCCTGGTCCTGAGCGACGGCGAACAGCTGTGGCGCCAGGCCGAGGCACAGCACGATCACCACGGCGGCCAGCACCATGGTCACGATGACGTCGTCCACCGAGATGGTCGTCAGCGAGCCGAAGAGGTAGCGCTGGAGGGTCGCGGTGCTGTTGCCGCCGATGCCGCTGATCAGGATGCCGCTGGCGAGACCGCCGTAGAAGAGCAGGGCCAGGGCAACGTCGCCGCTGGTCCGGCCGCGCTCCCGGATGATCTCGAGCAGGACTGCGCCGCCGATGGCGACGAGCACGGCGGTCCAGGTGGGCGAGGTGCCGGTCACAAGTCCGAGCGCGACGCCGGTGACGGCCACGTGGCCGATGCCGTCACCCATCAGCGCCAGCCGCCGCTGGACCAGGAACGTTCCCACCGCGGGAGCCGCGAGGCCGGTGAACAGCGCGGCGATGAGCGCCCGCTGCATGAATGGCTCCGAGAGCAGCTCGGCCGGGCTCATGTCGAGGATCCGTTCGGCCGGTCGAGCGGGGACGCGACCTGGGGGGTGTGGTCGTGAGGGGTCGTCGCGGCGTGGTGGTGGGTGTGCGGCTCGCCGAACCAGGGCTCGTGTGCCTCGTGGTCACCCAGTGGCTCGCCGTCGTAGATCACACGACCGTCGCGCATCACGACGGCCCGGTCGACGAGGGAGGCGAGCGGCCCCAGCTCATGGGTCACCAGCACGACGGTCGCCTGCCGCGCCTTGAGGGCGGCGAGCGCGCCCGCGAGCGCCTGCTGGTTCGGACGGTCGACGCCGGCCGTCGGTTCGTCGAGGAAGAACAGGTCCGGCTCGCCGGCGAGTGCGCGGGCGATGAGGACCCGCTGCTGCTGGCCGCCGGAGAGGTGGCTCACGGCGTCGCGCCCGCGATGCGCGAGGCCGACGATCTCGAGCGCCTCCTCGATCGCGGCGCGATCGGCGCGGGACAACGGCCGGAGCAGCTTGCGTCGGGTCAGTCGGCCGGCGGCGACGACCTCCCAGACCGAGGCCGGCACTCCGGAAGCCGCGGTCGCGCGCTGTGGCACGAAGCCGATCCGCTGCCACGAGCCGAAGGCGCTCAGCGGCGTGCCGTAGATCCGGACCTCGCCGCTGCTCAGCGGCCAGAGGCCCAGCAGGGCGCGGACCAACGTGGACTTGCCGGACCCGTTGGCCCCCATCAGGGCGAGGAAGTCGCCCACCTCGACCGTCAGGTCGATCCCGCGGAGCACCGGACGGCCGCCGATCTCGACCGCGCCGTCGGCGATCGATACGGCTGCCGTCCTCGAGTCGGGCGTCACGTGCATTCGTTGGCTTTGCGGATCGCCTCGAGATTGTTCTGCATCAGTGAAAGGTAGTCCTCGTCCGAGGACGCGTCTGCCAGACCCTCGATCGGGTCGAGCGTCGCGGTGGTGAGGTCGAGGTCGGAGGCGAGACCCTCGACCAGGTCCGGCTCGAGCGGCTCGCTGAACACGGTCGTGATCCCTTCCTTCCTGATGAGCTCCTGCAGCTCGCCGATCACTGCGGGCGACGGCTCGGCGTCGGGGGAGAGGCCGACCAGTGGTGCGATGTGCACCCCGTACTTCTCGAGGTAGCCGAACGCGTCGTGCGACACGACGATGGTGTCCCGCTCGCATGCGGCGAGACCGCTGGTGAACTGACTGTCGAGCCCCTCGAGCTCGCTGCGGAGGTCGGTCGCGTTCGCCCGGTAGTCGTCGGCGTGGTCGGGGTCGATCTCGGCGAGCTCGTCGGCGACGGCGTCGGCGAGGTCGGCCACCCGCAGCGGGTCCTGCCAGAAGTGCGGGTCGGTGTCGCCGTGGTCGTGCTCCTCCTCGCCCTCGTGCTCGGCGTGCTCCTCGTGCGACTCCTCGGCTGCGACCAGGTCGACGACGTCGGCAGCGTCGAGTGCAACACCCTCGGCGTTCTGCTCGACGGCGTCATCCACGGCGGGCTGGAAGCCATGCTCGAACACGACCAGGTCAGCGCCTGCGATCTCGGCGGTCTCGTTGACGTTGAGCTCGAGGTCGTGCGGCTCGGTCCCGGGCTGGGTCAGCAGCTCCACGTCCGCGTTGTCGCCGGCAACCCGCTCAGCGACGTACGCAAGGGGATAGAACGCGGCCGCAACGGTCACGCCGTCCTCCGCGCTGGCGCCGCCCTCGTCGAACGCGGAGCAGCCGGCACCGGTCAGGGCGAGGACGGTCAGGGCAGGCAGGAGTACTCTGGAGCGCATGAGAATCATTCTCAACTCCGGATCCGGTTGCGTCAATTCCGCACTGTCGCCGTAGGGTCGTCCGGTGCTCGTCGTCAGTCGTTTCCGCGTCCCTGCGCGGGAGGCCGACGGGATCCGCGCCCAGCTCCACGAGGCGCACGCGCTGCTCGCCGCCAAGGCCGGGTACGTCGACGGCACCCTCGGCCGCAACCTCGACGAGCCCGACCTCTGGGTGCTCGCCACCCGGTGGGACAGCGTCGGCGCCTACCGGCGGGCGCTGTCGTCGTACGACGTGAAGCTCGCCGCGGTCCCGACGCTGAGCCGGGCGATCGACGAACCCAGCGCCTACGAGGTCGTGGAACCGAACGCGGTTCTGAACGTGCAGGAACCCCGCGTAACCTAAGGGTCTCGTGACGCTCGCCAGAACGAGCTCCTCGACCAGCGAAAGAACGCTCCGCAGCCGGCGGAGTCGTCCCCATAGAGAAGGAATTGCCGTGGCGAAGCCGCCTCCCTCCGCCGTCGACCAGGTCGTCTCCCTCGCGAAGCGGCGAGGGTTCGTCTATCCATGCGGCGAGATCTACGGCGGTACCCGCTCGGCGTGGGACTACGGCCCGCTCGGCGTGGAGCTCAAGGACAACATCAAGCGCCAGTGGTGGAAGTCCATGGTGCAGATGCGCGACGACGTCGTCGGCCTCGACTCCTCGGTGATCCTGCCGCGGCAGACCTGGGAGGCCAGCGGCCACGTCGCGACGTTCTCCGACCCGCTGACCGAGTGCCAGTCGTGCCACAAGCGGTTCCGAGCGGACCACCTGCAGGAGGAGTACGCCGAGAAGAAGGGGATCGACGACCCCGATTCGGTGGACCTCGCCACGCTTGCCTGCCCCAACTGCGGCACCCGCGGCGCATGGACGGAGCCGCGACAGTTCTCCGGCCTGCTGAAGACCTACCTCGGCGTGCTCGAGGACGAGAGCGGTCTGCACTACCTGCGCCCCGAGACCGCGCAGGGCATCTTCCTCAACTTCGCCAACGTGGTGACCTCGAGCCGGGTGAAGCCGCCGTTCGGCATCGCGCAGGTCGGCAAGAGCTTCCGCAACGAGATCACGCCCGGCAACTTCATCTTCCGAACCCGTGAGTTCGAGCAGATGGAGATGGAGTTCTTCGTCAAGCCCGGCGAGGACGAGGAGTGGCACCAGTACTGGATCGACGAGCGGACCCAGTGGTACGTCGACCTGGGCGTGAAGAAGGACAACCTGCGCCACTACGAGCACCCCAAGGAGAAGCTCTCCCACTACTCCAAGCGCACCGTCGACATCGAGTACCGCTTCCGGTTCGCCGGCTCCGAGTGGGGCGAGCTCGAGGGCATCGCCAACCGGACCGACTTCGACCTCTCGACCCACGCCGAGGCGTCGGGGCAGGACCTGAGCTACTTCGACCAGGCCGCCGGGGAGCGCTACGTGCCGTACGTGATCGAGCCGGCCGCCGGTCTGTCGCGGAGCCTGATGACCTTCCTCGTCGACGCCTACGAGGAGGACGAGGCGCCGAACACCAAGGGCGGCGTCGACAAGCGCACCGTGCTGCGGCTCGACCCGCGGCTGGCACCCATCAAGGTCGCGGTGCTGCCGCTCTCCCGGAACGCGGACCTCACACCGAAGGCCAAGGACGTCGCCACCGAGCTGCGGCGCGCCTGGACGGTCGACTTCGACGACTCGGGAGCGATCGGCCGCCGCTACCGGCGCCAGGACGAGATCGGCACGCCGTACTGCGTCACCGTCGACTTCGAGACCCTCGAGGACCACGCGGTGACCGTGCGGGAGCGCGACTCCATGCAGCAGGAACGTGTCGGTCTCGACCGCCTTTCGTCCTACTTCGCCGAGCGTTTCATCGGCTCCTGACGTGCGGTCCACCTGCCACAATGGGCGGGTGACTCCTGGCCGACCCCTGGTGAGCCGCGCCGCTGCCGCGGTCGCGGGAGGCGTGCTCGCCGCCGGGTTGCTTGCCGCGTGCGGCGGCTCTGCCGACGGCGACGGCAACGAGGAGGATGAACCCGCCGCGGACTCCTCGGCCACCGGGACCACGAGCGCGGCGCCCACCGACTACCTGCCGGTGCCCGAGGGCGTGGTCCTGACCGAGCCGGGTGCCGCCCTCGGCTTCGGCGACGAGGCGACGATCGCGTGGCGTCCGCGTCAGGACGACGCGGTGGTCGCGCTCGACCTCACCGTGGACCGGATCGACCGGACCACCTTCGACGAGTCCTTCGAGGGCTGGGTCGTCACGCCCGAGATGCGCGGCCAGGTGCCCTACTTCGTGCGGGCGACGGCCACCAACGTCGGCGAGCAGGCGGTCGGTCGGCTGCTGGTGCCGCTGTACGGGTTCTCCGCCGCGGAGAGCATGTACGAGCCGCTCGACTTCCGCGAGGAGACCTTCGAGCCGTGCCCCGGCGGGAGCCTTCCCGAGACCCTCAAGCCCAGCCGGTCCGTCGACCTCTGCTTCGTCTACATGCTGCCTGAGGACCAGGAGCTCGCGTCGGCGGCGTTCGGCCCGGTCGGCGATGTCCCGCCCATCACCTGGAGCGGCGAGATCACGGAGATCGAGAAGCCGGAGAAGAAGAAGGACAAGAAGGGCAACCGGGACGACCAGGGCGACCAAGGCGACCAGGGCGGCTGATTTCGCGCCCGCGGTGGGTCGCCCGGACAATGGACGGATGACGTCGACCGCCGCCGCGCACCCGGGCCTCGAGCTCGGATCCCTGCGCGTCGCGACGCCGGTGGTGCTGGCGCCGATGGCGGGCATCACGAACGCCGCCTACCGACGGCTGTGCGCCGAGCACGGCGCGGGCCTCTACGTCTGCGAGATGATCACCAGCCGCGGGCTGGTCGAGGGCGACCCGACGACCCGGCGGATGCTCGTGTTCGACGATGCCGAGCAGGTGCGGTCCGTGCAGCTCTACGGCACCGATCCCGCCTACGTCGGCAAGGCTGCCGAGCTGCTCTGCGGCGAATGGGGCGTCAACCACATCGACCTCAACTTCGGTTGCCCGGTGCCCAAGGTGACCCGCAAGGGCGGCGGCGGGGCGCTGCCGTGGAAGCGGGGGCTGCTGGCCAGAATCCTCGAGTCCGCGATCGCGGCGGCGACGCCGTACGACGTGCCGGTCACCATCAAGACCCGCAAGGGACTCGACGACGACCACCTCACGTACCTCGACGCCGGCCGGATCGCCCAGGACGCCGGCTGTGCGGCGATCGCGCTGCACGGGCGCACGGTCGCCCAGGCGTACTCCGGCGAGGCCGACTGGGACGCCATCGCCCGGCTGGTCGACCACGTCGACATCCCGGTGCTCGGCAACGGCGACATCTGGGAGGCCGCCGACGCCGTCCGGATGGTCGAGCAGACCGGTGCTGCCGGCGTCGTCGTCGGCCGGGGCTGCCTGGGACGGCCCTGGTTGTTCCGTGACCTCGCCGCCGCGTTCGACGGGACCGAGGTGACGACCCTCCCGTCCCTGGGCGAGGTCGCGACGATGATGCGCCGCCATGCCGAGCTGCTGGTCGAGCACATGGGGGAGGAGCGGGGCTGCAAGGAGTTCCGCAAGCACGTGACCTGGTACCTCAAGGGGTTCGGGGCAGGCGGCGAGATGCGTCGTTCGCTCGGCCTGGTGTCGACGCTCGCCGACCTCGACCGGTTGCTCGCGGACCTCGATCCGGGTGAGCCGTTCCCGGTCTCCGAGCTGGGCGCGCCGCGCGGTCGTCAGGGCGCTCCGCGGAGCCGCGTGGTGCTCCCGGAAGGGTGGCTCGACGACGCCGACGGCAGCGACTGCCACCTTCAGGAAGCCGTCGACGAGACCACCGGAGGGTGACCGGGAACACGGTCCGAACACCCCCTCGGGATTCGGAGTGTGAAAACTCGTGTGCTTTAGTCGACCTTCGTGCCCGACGCCGCTACGGTGGCTCGGGCACCTGACAAGACAAGCGAAAGCAAAGGAATCAGCGCGTGGCAGGCAAGCACAGCCACAAGCGGGAGACCGCGCGACGCAAGCCTCGGGCAGCGTTCATCGCGGCCCCCTTGGCAGTACTAGCAACAGGTGCAGCAGTCTCGGCAGGCGTGGCGGGCTCGGTCCCGGCCTCGAACCTGCTGGCTGCCGACTCCTCGTCGGCGGTCGACAGCAGCGGCGACCGCGACAGCATTCGTGAGCGCGACCTGCGCGACCTCCCCGTCGTCTCCCGCGACAGCGGCAATGCCCGTGGCAAGGTCGCGGTGGTCAGCCCGGTCGACAAGATGCTCACCGCCGAGGCGGTCGAGAAGGCCGTCAAGCAGGCAGACTCCGAGCTCTGGACCACGACCACCCTCAACCTGTGGACCCGCCCGGACGCCAAGGCCGAAAAGCTCGGCGAGCTCGCGAGCGACAAGAAGGTCCTCGTCACCGGCCGCTCGATGAACGGCCGCGAGGAGATCGTCCTCAACGGCCAAGCTCGATGGGTGACCGCCGGCTACCTCAGTGCCGACAAGCCGTTCGCCCTCGGTGGCGACTGCACCAACGGCAGCTCCGTGCCGTCGGCCGTCAGCCCCAACATCACGCTCGTGCACGAGGCCGTGTGCGCCAACTTCCCCGAGCTCACCTCCTACGGCACCTTCCGCAGCGACGGCGAGCACGCGCAGGGCATCGCCATCGACATCATGGTGTCCGGCGACCGGGGCTGGCAGGTCGCGGAGTTCGTCCGCGCCCACTACGCCGAGCTCGGCGTCAGCTACGTCATCTACTCCCAGAGCATCTGGTCCGTGGAGCGCTCCGGCGAGGGCTGGCGAGGCATGGAGGACCGCGGGTCCACCACCGCCAACCACTACGACCACGTGCACGTCACGACCTACTGAAACCAGCAAAAGTTGCACCGGATGTAAGCCTGGACGTCTGCCGTGCAGCGGTGCTGTGGTGACGCCGCCGCACCCGGCTCGACGCTCAGACCAGCGCCGACGACGGCGCGACGCGGGAGTGGATCGTCCCGCGCCCGATAACCTTCGACTCGATCGCAGTAACGACCAGCGCGATCACGAAGAACCGTGTCGGCAGCGGGGCAAAGCAGAACAGCGCACCGACGATGAGAGCGACGCCAGCCCAGCGCGGGGCCTCTCCGCTGCGCAGGAGGCCGATCCCGGTCAGCAGCCAGCCGATCGCCATGATGATGTACGACGCGATGAACCCGGCCTGCACGAGCGGGATCCCGGACCCCGCGATCTCGGCGCCGGCGCCGTCCATTTGCGCAAGACCGGGCAGGACGAAGACCATGCTCCAGGCGCCGCCGACCCCGAGGAGGGTGCCGACCATCGCGAGCCAGACGCCGGCCTGACCGACGCCCTCGCGGAGGCCGGCGAACTCCTGGGAGAGGCGGAACAGCGCCAGGACCAGCAGCATGACGCCGACCGTGGCGCACACGGACGCCGCAATCGCGTAGGGAGACTTGGCGATGGCGAGGTCGGAGTCGAAGCCCTCGACGACGAACGTGACCACGAGCAGGAGCAGGCTCAGCAGGGTGAGTGGCCCGGTTGCGAGGGCGGCAGGACGGAGGTTCATGGCGGATTCCTTTGCGACCGAATGGTTGGGACGGCTCACGCTAGGAAGCAGTCGTCTCGTCGATCGACCTCCTGGAAGACCGTCCTTCTCCTCCGCGAGGAGGACGTCGGACGAAGCCGGTCGTGGATAGCCTCGGGCCATGTCGATCAAGCAGGTGGACGTCCTCGTCACGGGCACGCTCGTCGCGCTCGGCTTCGTCCAGCTCGTGTCGGCTCCGCCCGATCATCCCCAGGCAGCCGCGCTGCTCACGCTGGGCATGACGATGCCTCTGCTGGTACGCCGCACCTGGCCGCTGCCGGTCGTCGTCGTCAGCGGCGCCGCCGCGACGACGTACGCGTTCGCGATCGAGCCGAACCCGCCCTTCGCCGGTTTCCTGGCGCTGGTCGTGATGGCCTACTCCGTCGGCCGGTTCTCCGGGGCGGTGGCGACCGTCGCGGGGCTGGTGTGCATCGCGGCGGCAGTGGTGGGGACGAGCGTCACCCAGCCGACGGCGCCGTTCGAGTGGATCTACCCTATCGTGTACTTCTTCGGTGCTTTCGCGGTGGGCCGGTTCGTGCGTGCCCGGTCCGGTCGTCTTGCCGTGGAGACGGACACCAGGGTTCGGGACGCCGTGGTCGATGAGCGGGGGCGCATCGCGCGGGAGCTCCACGACGTCGTGGCGCACGGGCTCGGGGTGATGGTCCTCCATGCCGAGGCCGCGGACGAGCTGCTCGGCTCCGACCCGGAAGCCGCGCGACGGTCACTGCGACAGGTTCAGCGGTCGGGCCGTGAGGCCATCGGCGAGTTGACGCTTCTCTTGGGACTTCTGCGCGAGACCGATCCCCGGGAGGGACACGAGCCCCAACCCATGCTCGCGCAGCTGCCCGACCTCGTGCGCGAGTTCGAGAGCAGCGGTCGTGAGGTCGCACTCACTGTCGACGGTGACATGGGTGGCGTGCCGACCGGGATCCAGCTGACGGTGTACCGCGTGGTCCAGGAGGCGCTCACGAACGCGGCCAAGCACTCCCTCGCCCGGCGCGTCGAGGTCGCCGTGGCTGCGGGCGACCGGCAGGTGCTGGCGACGGTCGCCGACGACGGGCCAGTCCGAAGTGGCGCCGCGGGCGCGGGACACGGGCTGGTCGGCATGCGGGAACGAGCGGCCCTGTACGGCGGCAGCGTGGACGCCTCCCGGGCAGGATCAGGCTTCAGGGTGCGACTGGCGGTGCCGTTGCCGTGATCACGGTCCTCGTTGCCGACGACCAGGCCCTGGTCCGCGACGGCCTCCGCCTCATCCTCGACTCCCAGGCGGACATCGAGGTGGTTGAGGAGGCCGCGGATGGTGATGAGGCCGTGCGCGCCGCCACCCGACTCACCCCCGACGTCGTGCTCATGGACATCCGGATGCCCGGGGTGGACGGGCTCGAAGCTACCAGCCGGATCACCTCCCGCACCGGCTGCCGAGTTCTCGTGCTCACCACGTTCGACCTCGACGAGTACGTCGTCGAAGCGCTCAGGGCCGGAGCCAGCGGTTTCCTGCTGAAGTCCTCGCCGCGTCAGCACCTGCTGCACGCGGTCCGCACCGTGTGCGAGGGGGGCGCGCTGCTCGACCCGCGGCTGACCGTGCGACTTGTCGAGGAGCACGTGCTCGGCCGGACCGTGGCGGACCCGACCGCCCAGCAGCAACTCGGCAGGCTGACCGCAAGAGAGCGTGAGGTGCTGGCGCTCCTGGCGCGCGGTTTCTCCAACACAGAGATCGCGGCGAGACTCCACCTCGGCGAGACGACGGTCAAGAGCCACGTGGCACACACGCTGGCCAAGATTGAGGCCCGTGACCGTATCCAGGCCGTCGTATTCGCCTACGAGGCCGGCTTCGTCCGGGCGGGAGAGCCTCCTGGCATCAGCTGAGCCGGAGGAGCTTGTCGCCCCTCGGGGATGTCCGTGACGCGCCGGCGAGCGTGAATGTTGCTCGGCTTCCCCGCTTCACGGCCGGCGCTCACCTTCAGAGGATGCCACGCGTGACTGGCGGCGCGTGGACACCTGCTTGGCATGCCATTCGGTCACTTCGATCATCCGACTCCGCCAGCAGCTGGATTGCGCGAGCGCGTCGTCGCTTCGCTCGCGCCGCGTCAGCTCGGGCGCATCCGCCAGGTCGGCGCGGCCCACGCGACGCGGAGCTGGACGATCCCGTTGCCGGTGAGCCGGAGGAGCACCACGCCTCCGCGCCGGTCGGCGGACAGGAACCCGACCTTGACCCGGCCCCGGTTGGTGAACACCTCGGTCGCGACGACGTCCCAGTCGATCGGGGCGTAGACCAGGCGATCGATCCGACCACGGTCGGCGGGGAAGTCGTCGATCAGGTGTGCGGCCTCCCGGGTGAGGTCGCGGGAGTAGGGCCACCACAGTCCGGCCGCCTCGGCCCGGTCGAAGGTCGGGGCGAGCTCGAGGCGGAGCGCGCCGAGCGGCTGCGGATAGCGCTGCTGCTGGTTGTGGGCTCTCGGAGCACCCATGGCGAGCCTCTCCTGGGGGCCGGCGGTGCGGCACCGGATGCACCGCCGTTCCCTCGACCTGCACTTCATCGTACGCGGCGGCACAGGAACCTCGGGCGTTCTCGCCCAGAACGGCGCGCTCCCGACAGCGATCAGGTCAGCCGCTCGTGCCAACTGACCGCAGACGCGTCGGTCAGTGACGCCACCTGGTCGACGACCACCCGCAACCGGGCTGCGTCGTCGGCGGCCGCGTGCCAGTCGGCGAGGAACGCCTCGTCGAGCTCTTCCGGAGCCCGGTCCTGCAGGACGATGACCAGCTCGGCGAGGAGCTCCCGCTGGCGTTCCTGGAGTGCTACCCGGTCGTCGTCCTGCATCACGTAGTAGGCGGCGATGCCCTTCAGCGCGGTGATCTCGGTCCAGGTCTGCGCGGGGATGACCAGGTCGCCGCGGTAGCGGACGAACGGTCCGTCGCTCGCCGCGAAGGTCGCCTGCTGCACGGCGCCGCAGAAGCGCCCGATGAGGTCGCTGGTGAGGTTCTTCAGCGCAGCGAGACTGCGCCGCGATCCGTCGTACGACGTCGTCGGCCAGCTGCCGATCTGCCGCAGCCCGGTGAGCACCTCGTCGAGGGCGTCGTCGGTGGTGTTTGGCGCGTACCACGACCGGACCGTCTCCCAGACGGCTTCGCGGTCGAGGCGGGTGAGGTCGATCTTGCCTGCGACCGTGCCGTCCTCGACGTCGTGCACGGAGTAGGCGACGTCGTCGGCCAGGTCCATGACCTGCGCCTCCACGCAGCGCCGCCGGCCGGCCGGCGCGCCGATCCGGACCCAGTCGAACGCAGGTCGGTCGTCGTCGTACACCCCGAACTTGGCGCCCTCCCGGGTCACGCCGTCGCTGTGCACGCCGCCGGGCTGCGGCGCCTCCGCCTTGGGCCACGGGTACTTCGTGCAGGCGTCCAGCGTCGCCCGGGTCAGGTTGAGGCCGACAGAGTCCCCGTCCGTGTCGGCGGTCTTCGCCTCGAGCCGGGTGAGCAGCCGCAGGGTCTGGGCATTGCCCTCGAACCCGCCGCAGTCGGCGGCGAGCCGGTTGAGGGCGCGTTCGCCGTTGTGCCCGAACGGCGGGTGGCCGAGGTCGTGGGCGAGGGCCGCCGTCTCGGCGATGTCGGGATGAGTGCCGAGC includes these proteins:
- a CDS encoding response regulator transcription factor, whose protein sequence is MITVLVADDQALVRDGLRLILDSQADIEVVEEAADGDEAVRAATRLTPDVVLMDIRMPGVDGLEATSRITSRTGCRVLVLTTFDLDEYVVEALRAGASGFLLKSSPRQHLLHAVRTVCEGGALLDPRLTVRLVEEHVLGRTVADPTAQQQLGRLTAREREVLALLARGFSNTEIAARLHLGETTVKSHVAHTLAKIEARDRIQAVVFAYEAGFVRAGEPPGIS
- a CDS encoding DUF5994 family protein yields the protein MGAPRAHNQQQRYPQPLGALRLELAPTFDRAEAAGLWWPYSRDLTREAAHLIDDFPADRGRIDRLVYAPIDWDVVATEVFTNRGRVKVGFLSADRRGGVVLLRLTGNGIVQLRVAWAAPTWRMRPS
- a CDS encoding deoxyguanosinetriphosphate triphosphohydrolase, encoding MEVEERYGAADSERIVPEPPKRVDAPERKPFERDRARVVHAASFRRLAAKTQVVGPQSDDFVRNRLTHSLEVAQIARDLSRALGTHPDIAETAALAHDLGHPPFGHNGERALNRLAADCGGFEGNAQTLRLLTRLEAKTADTDGDSVGLNLTRATLDACTKYPWPKAEAPQPGGVHSDGVTREGAKFGVYDDDRPAFDWVRIGAPAGRRRCVEAQVMDLADDVAYSVHDVEDGTVAGKIDLTRLDREAVWETVRSWYAPNTTDDALDEVLTGLRQIGSWPTTSYDGSRRSLAALKNLTSDLIGRFCGAVQQATFAASDGPFVRYRGDLVIPAQTWTEITALKGIAAYYVMQDDDRVALQERQRELLAELVIVLQDRAPEELDEAFLADWHAAADDAARLRVVVDQVASLTDASAVSWHERLT